The following coding sequences are from one Sphingomonadaceae bacterium OTU29LAMAA1 window:
- a CDS encoding TonB-dependent receptor has translation MAATSSWAVLGLMLASSAGEAAAAPLQQSGTIDARTSPGVSRSTPKPTTGSAEQGVEIDDIVVVGARASQQSAIARKRNARTATDSIVADDIGSFPDRNVNEAISRIPGVALSRNGFGEGTEVAVRGNGPDLTRVELDGLGVLGTNIPGGNGGARSADLRELPAELIKSVDVVKGSTADMTEGSLGGTIQIKTRSGLDFKKPYFSVRAGGQRTTLGDRWSPDVNVVATRKFFNDRLGVIGSVNRTDIQLQQHFQENVSSGARGYLRRFDFDNSPAKTFAFNLDTLSADRESDTVFGNSLETPRTLLTKSAGATSKAQCLQLFPDLAQVGSNNNQRIQRILEQRTCLNQWNDYLPENFRQLVTSNDEIRTSVDLRADYQVTDDFVVYGKVNQSSRSGNDRQRAFSSGGIPAAQAAGTFSPTGTYPQLNAINPTAPGGPGAYLLVDPVFGTTQYNISTTSVANIVPLRGDVLNVLPGSVAVDSMHNVTRFTTTNNRAGVDQIDNNTEIRTRYAQLGGDYVGERLEINAMAGISLADSTREDFRTSRSTFVGDVTASITPSGLWSLTLPEGVDLNDPQRYVQISPATCLATQPAGFPRTAPGCAAVNPVDPAFGVNANPNRYTVGQLPLTSANTQLTYTPQILETSERNGRFDAAYRTDDILPFIKRVKAGLQYRDRRIERWGGGGYEATGPRGTFGTAGYVAPVRVPTANVRGQLFACEDTAGSRAPGGRPCVFGFTPSADPTASRSGNEVVTPQQLRDLFAGSVEPATVGFFNGYPGASVGSTRDGVLPQKIFQQLDAYKFMNLDCVKVCAGSDGQQYDQPKTETMEVTRNVYVMADAEQDLPIGLRFTGNAGVRGVFTDVRGTGFLTLRVRTYADPATNAFQDAVFRQNVTFRNRTTDWLPTYNANLWAFDDKLVVRTYGGKTVARPNVGTLLPAGECILDERILQDDSLPSGCTGRIGNPGLSPFTSWNYNYSLEYYPNRDTSISFAYFVQDVKIGNPVASTADRAVFAESDQINPITGQPVAATVFSIPTFENGPGYKRKGWEVAIRTAFTFLPWILRHTGADFNISSAKSDTEIGGIRAPLTGAVQLPTNESKYFINASIWYDDSKFNARLAYQRRTSQFTCITPCGGNTVDFNYPGDGYTNVRNPLAGDGYNPGSPSYTDATTYIDAKVAYNFTRNFQIYAEGRNLKRQGVIKVLDASQNFADGTPKVQRLSYGGVRVLVGGRMQFGN, from the coding sequence ATGGCGGCGACATCGTCATGGGCGGTGCTGGGTCTGATGCTGGCAAGCAGTGCCGGCGAGGCGGCAGCGGCGCCGCTGCAACAATCGGGCACGATCGACGCGCGAACGTCACCGGGCGTCTCCCGATCCACGCCGAAACCCACGACCGGTTCGGCCGAGCAGGGTGTCGAGATCGACGACATCGTGGTCGTCGGCGCCCGCGCCAGCCAGCAGTCGGCGATCGCACGCAAGCGCAACGCCCGCACCGCGACGGATTCCATCGTCGCCGACGACATCGGCTCCTTCCCGGATCGCAACGTCAACGAAGCGATCTCGCGCATTCCCGGCGTCGCGCTCAGCCGCAACGGGTTCGGTGAGGGTACCGAAGTCGCCGTCCGCGGCAACGGACCTGACCTGACCCGCGTCGAACTGGACGGTCTGGGCGTGCTGGGCACCAATATCCCCGGCGGCAACGGCGGCGCGCGCAGTGCCGATCTTCGCGAACTGCCCGCCGAACTCATCAAGAGCGTGGACGTCGTCAAGGGATCCACCGCCGACATGACCGAAGGATCGCTCGGCGGCACGATCCAGATCAAGACGCGCTCGGGCCTCGACTTCAAGAAGCCGTATTTTTCGGTTCGGGCGGGTGGGCAACGGACCACGCTGGGGGACCGCTGGTCCCCCGACGTCAACGTCGTGGCCACGCGCAAGTTCTTCAACGATCGGCTGGGCGTCATCGGCAGCGTCAACCGCACCGATATCCAGCTTCAACAGCATTTTCAGGAAAACGTCAGCTCGGGTGCCCGTGGCTATCTGCGCCGGTTCGATTTCGACAATTCGCCCGCCAAGACGTTCGCGTTCAACCTCGATACGCTTTCGGCTGACCGGGAGTCGGACACCGTGTTCGGCAACAGCCTCGAAACGCCGCGCACCCTGCTCACCAAATCCGCCGGTGCCACTTCCAAGGCGCAGTGCCTGCAATTGTTTCCGGATCTCGCGCAGGTCGGCAGCAACAACAACCAGCGGATCCAGCGCATCTTGGAGCAGAGAACGTGCCTCAACCAGTGGAACGACTATCTCCCTGAGAATTTTCGTCAGCTGGTGACGAGCAACGACGAGATCCGCACGTCGGTCGATCTGCGTGCCGATTATCAGGTGACGGACGATTTCGTCGTCTACGGCAAGGTGAACCAGAGCAGCCGATCGGGTAACGACCGGCAGCGCGCCTTTTCGTCGGGCGGCATACCCGCCGCACAGGCTGCCGGCACCTTCTCTCCGACCGGCACCTATCCGCAGCTGAATGCGATCAACCCCACCGCACCGGGCGGGCCGGGCGCCTATCTGCTGGTCGATCCGGTGTTCGGCACCACGCAATACAATATCAGCACCACGTCGGTCGCCAATATCGTGCCGCTTCGTGGCGATGTCCTCAACGTCCTGCCCGGCAGCGTCGCGGTCGATTCGATGCACAATGTGACGCGGTTCACGACGACCAACAACAGGGCGGGCGTCGACCAGATCGACAACAATACCGAAATCAGGACCCGCTACGCGCAGCTCGGCGGCGACTATGTCGGCGAGCGGCTTGAGATCAACGCGATGGCCGGCATCTCGCTGGCCGATTCGACGCGGGAGGATTTTCGCACCAGCCGTTCGACGTTCGTGGGCGACGTGACCGCATCGATCACGCCGAGCGGCCTGTGGTCGTTGACACTGCCGGAGGGGGTGGATCTCAACGATCCGCAGCGATACGTGCAAATATCCCCGGCCACCTGTCTGGCGACGCAGCCTGCCGGGTTCCCGCGCACGGCACCGGGCTGCGCCGCGGTGAACCCGGTCGATCCGGCATTCGGGGTCAATGCCAACCCCAATCGCTACACGGTCGGGCAATTGCCGCTGACGTCGGCCAACACCCAGCTCACCTACACGCCGCAGATCCTGGAAACGTCGGAAAGGAACGGCAGGTTCGACGCCGCCTACCGCACTGACGACATCCTGCCGTTCATCAAGCGGGTGAAGGCCGGCTTGCAATATCGCGATCGCCGGATCGAACGGTGGGGCGGCGGTGGATATGAGGCGACGGGACCGCGTGGAACCTTCGGCACCGCCGGCTATGTCGCGCCGGTGCGGGTGCCGACCGCCAACGTCCGTGGCCAGCTGTTCGCCTGCGAAGATACCGCGGGATCGCGTGCTCCGGGCGGGCGGCCCTGCGTGTTCGGCTTCACGCCCTCCGCCGATCCGACAGCCTCCCGTTCGGGTAACGAGGTGGTGACGCCGCAACAGCTGCGCGATCTGTTCGCAGGCTCGGTTGAACCCGCGACCGTCGGCTTCTTCAACGGCTATCCGGGCGCGTCGGTCGGCAGCACCCGCGACGGCGTCCTGCCGCAGAAGATCTTTCAGCAACTCGATGCCTACAAGTTCATGAATCTCGACTGCGTCAAAGTGTGCGCGGGCAGCGACGGCCAGCAGTACGACCAGCCGAAGACCGAGACGATGGAGGTTACCAGGAACGTCTATGTCATGGCGGACGCGGAACAGGACCTGCCGATCGGGCTGCGCTTCACCGGCAACGCCGGCGTGCGCGGCGTTTTCACCGACGTTCGCGGCACCGGCTTTCTCACCTTGCGGGTCCGGACGTATGCGGATCCTGCCACCAATGCGTTTCAGGACGCCGTTTTCCGACAGAACGTGACGTTCAGGAACAGGACGACCGACTGGCTGCCGACGTACAACGCCAATCTGTGGGCGTTCGACGACAAGCTGGTGGTCCGCACCTATGGCGGCAAGACCGTGGCGCGCCCGAACGTCGGCACACTGCTGCCGGCGGGCGAATGCATCCTCGACGAACGCATCCTTCAGGACGATTCGCTCCCGAGCGGATGCACCGGCCGGATCGGCAATCCGGGGCTCAGCCCGTTCACGTCGTGGAACTACAATTACAGCCTAGAATATTATCCCAACCGCGACACGTCGATTTCCTTCGCCTATTTCGTTCAGGACGTGAAGATCGGCAACCCGGTCGCCTCGACGGCGGACCGGGCGGTGTTCGCCGAAAGCGACCAGATCAACCCGATCACCGGTCAGCCGGTCGCCGCCACGGTCTTCAGCATCCCGACCTTCGAGAATGGCCCCGGCTACAAGCGCAAGGGCTGGGAAGTGGCGATTCGCACCGCCTTCACCTTCCTGCCGTGGATCTTGCGCCATACCGGCGCCGACTTCAACATCTCGTCCGCCAAGTCCGATACCGAGATCGGTGGTATCCGCGCACCGCTGACCGGCGCCGTACAATTGCCGACCAACGAATCGAAATACTTCATCAATGCGTCGATCTGGTATGACGACAGCAAGTTCAACGCGCGCCTCGCCTACCAGCGGCGGACGAGCCAGTTCACCTGCATCACACCGTGTGGCGGCAACACGGTCGACTTCAACTATCCCGGCGACGGCTATACCAACGTCCGCAATCCGCTTGCCGGCGACGGCTATAATCCGGGGTCGCCATCCTACACCGACGCCACGACCTATATCGACGCCAAGGTCGCCTATAACTTCACCCGTAATTTCCAGATCTATGCTGAAGGCCGCAACCTGAAGAGGCAGGGGGTGATCAAGGTTCTCGACGCCAGTCAGAACTTTGCGGACGGAACGCCCAAGGTCCAGCGCCTGTCCTATGGCGGTGTCCGCGTGCTGGTCGGCGGCCGGATGCAGTTCGGAAACTAG
- a CDS encoding DUF1852 domain-containing protein: MTDSEFTFTISSIPFDEDYRPADNTRITTNFANLARGESRRANLRNTLRMIDNRFNSLMHRDNPAGDRYSVALTIISAALQMRAQGSVDTFPLIEILQTTVIDTATGERIDGMVGNNFSSYIRDYDFSVRLPEHLGRNPDGGAPKDFGDLHGSLFRHFLHSSAYRNTFSKAPVICLSVSSKESYCRVAGEHSVLGFEYTNGKFSPTDEYFAKMGMKVRYFMPRHGVAPLAFYHIGDLAGDYGDIELASTIATMETFQKIYRPEIYNANSVAAELYQPSLGSQDYSLTRIVYDRDERSRLAVEQGKFAEDHFIKPHGAMLTRWAATCGL; the protein is encoded by the coding sequence ATGACGGATAGCGAGTTCACGTTCACGATCAGCAGCATCCCGTTCGATGAGGATTATCGTCCGGCCGACAATACCCGCATCACCACCAACTTCGCGAATCTGGCCCGCGGCGAAAGCCGTCGGGCGAATTTACGCAACACGTTGAGGATGATCGACAATCGCTTCAACTCCTTGATGCATCGGGATAACCCCGCAGGCGATCGTTATTCGGTCGCGCTCACGATCATTTCCGCCGCCTTGCAGATGCGTGCGCAGGGCAGCGTCGACACGTTCCCGCTGATCGAAATCCTGCAGACGACCGTTATCGACACAGCCACCGGCGAACGCATCGACGGCATGGTCGGCAACAACTTTTCATCCTACATTCGAGATTACGACTTCAGCGTCCGCCTGCCGGAGCATCTCGGGCGGAATCCTGACGGTGGTGCACCGAAGGACTTCGGCGATCTGCACGGCAGCCTGTTCAGGCACTTTCTGCATTCCAGCGCCTATCGAAACACCTTCAGCAAAGCGCCGGTCATCTGTCTGAGCGTTTCGAGCAAGGAATCCTACTGCCGGGTCGCCGGCGAACATTCCGTTCTCGGGTTCGAATATACGAACGGCAAGTTTTCCCCGACCGACGAGTATTTCGCGAAAATGGGGATGAAGGTGCGCTATTTCATGCCACGTCATGGCGTTGCACCGTTGGCGTTCTACCACATCGGCGATCTGGCCGGTGACTATGGCGATATCGAGCTCGCCAGTACAATTGCCACGATGGAAACGTTCCAGAAGATCTATCGTCCCGAAATCTACAACGCAAATTCGGTTGCGGCCGAGCTTTATCAGCCGAGCCTCGGGTCCCAGGATTATTCCCTGACCCGGATCGTCTACGATCGCGACGAGCGCAGCAGGCTGGCCGTCGAGCAGGGCAAGTTCGCCGAAGACCATTTCATCAAGCCGCATGGCGCGATGCTGACGCGATGGGCGGCGACCTGCGGTCTTTGA
- a CDS encoding aldo/keto reductase produces MTRPSGAATSMPFVTRHAARIDLTRIGFGAAPIGNMGRPMAYADAIATVTTALDLGLRHVDVAPLYGHGLAECRVGEALSGRTDVMLSTKVGGLLISCASGAQDSGIYVDVPDVRVAFDYSYDGVMRSYEASLKRLGRAVDILYVHDIDASAHGDSTGADARIAELVDGGGWRALTELRAAGDVRAIGAGVTRCGPAGACSRLRTRICSCSPGAIRCSTSRRRTTCCRAV; encoded by the coding sequence ATGACCCGGCCGAGCGGGGCGGCGACGTCCATGCCGTTCGTCACCCGCCATGCCGCGCGCATCGACCTGACCCGGATCGGCTTCGGCGCGGCGCCGATCGGCAACATGGGCCGGCCGATGGCGTATGCGGATGCGATCGCGACCGTTACCACGGCGCTCGACCTCGGGTTACGGCATGTCGACGTCGCGCCGCTCTATGGCCATGGGCTGGCGGAATGCCGGGTCGGCGAGGCGTTGAGCGGGCGGACCGACGTGATGCTGTCGACCAAGGTCGGCGGGCTGCTGATATCGTGCGCATCCGGCGCACAGGACAGCGGCATCTACGTCGACGTGCCGGATGTAAGGGTTGCGTTCGACTATAGCTACGATGGCGTGATGCGGTCGTACGAGGCGAGCCTGAAGCGGCTGGGCCGGGCTGTCGACATCCTTTACGTCCATGACATCGACGCATCCGCGCACGGTGATAGCACGGGCGCGGATGCCCGCATCGCCGAACTGGTCGATGGCGGCGGCTGGCGGGCGCTGACCGAATTGCGCGCCGCCGGCGATGTGCGGGCGATCGGTGCGGGCGTCACGAGGTGCGGGCCTGCCGGCGCCTGCTCGAGGTTGCGGACCCGGATCTGTTCCTGCTCGCCGGGCGCTATACGTTGCTCGACCAGCAGGCGCAGGACGACCTGTTGCCGCGCTGTCTGA
- a CDS encoding FadR family transcriptional regulator, translating into MGVVSGTAVIMASGNKLYKTIAQQLLAQLQSGRYAVGQRLPTERDLATEYQVSRNTVREALIVLEARGWIDIAHGRGVEVLRITSENPIGFQDSEIGSFKLIEARRVIEGEVCALAASGTTPGDLERLEDLLQSMTDANRETAERADREFHLTIARATDNEAIVAIVQSLWDWRYWSASAKQLLVDVADNGMQDRIVEHRAIVDALKSASAGAARTAMRNHLDRVRDHLLASIEMAEIRKIQSASSQRGLSLKERARNIDG; encoded by the coding sequence ATGGGCGTCGTGTCCGGGACGGCGGTGATCATGGCGAGCGGCAACAAACTGTATAAGACGATAGCCCAGCAACTCCTCGCGCAGTTGCAATCGGGGCGTTACGCGGTCGGGCAACGACTGCCGACGGAGCGCGATCTCGCCACCGAATATCAGGTCAGTCGCAACACGGTGCGTGAGGCCCTGATCGTGCTGGAGGCGCGGGGCTGGATCGATATCGCGCATGGCCGGGGCGTAGAAGTGCTGCGAATCACCAGCGAAAATCCGATCGGCTTCCAGGATTCGGAGATCGGATCGTTCAAGCTGATCGAGGCGCGGCGCGTGATCGAGGGCGAGGTCTGTGCGCTGGCCGCGTCGGGAACCACCCCGGGCGATCTCGAACGGCTCGAGGACCTGCTGCAATCGATGACGGATGCCAATCGCGAAACCGCCGAGCGGGCGGATCGCGAGTTCCATCTGACGATCGCCAGGGCGACCGACAACGAGGCCATCGTCGCCATCGTTCAGAGCCTGTGGGACTGGCGTTACTGGTCCGCTTCGGCGAAGCAGCTGCTCGTCGATGTGGCGGACAACGGGATGCAGGACCGCATCGTCGAACATCGTGCCATCGTCGATGCCCTGAAGTCCGCATCTGCCGGGGCGGCGCGAACGGCGATGCGCAACCATCTCGATCGTGTTCGCGACCATCTGCTCGCCTCCATCGAAATGGCCGAGATCAGGAAAATCCAGAGCGCCAGTTCGCAGCGCGGGCTCAGCCTGAAGGAGCGGGCACGCAATATCGACGGCTGA
- a CDS encoding amidohydrolase family protein — MTVVANDRPVICDSHVHLWSLASRFHQWPGADLADIHRDFGLADLAALPLDRAVLVQAQPDPRETDWLLDIGARAPNVAGMVGWTALDAADAPDAIARLAARPGLLGLRPMLQDMPDARWILRREQDAAIEAMVTHDLCFDALVRPRHLPAIHLLARRWPDLRIVIDHAAKPDPVNGDLDRWRLDMAELAALPNVWCKLSGLLTELPAPASEVLLSGCMDHVIGVFPDRLMWGSDWPVLLLSGWNYSDWLDHSLRFIQDRVPERVQGIFRSSAESFYGL, encoded by the coding sequence GTGACCGTGGTGGCAAACGACCGGCCGGTCATATGCGACAGCCATGTGCATCTATGGTCGCTGGCGTCGCGGTTTCATCAGTGGCCAGGCGCCGATCTGGCGGATATCCATCGTGACTTCGGCCTCGCCGATCTCGCCGCCCTGCCGCTGGACCGCGCCGTGTTGGTGCAGGCACAGCCCGATCCGCGCGAGACGGACTGGCTGCTCGACATCGGCGCGCGGGCGCCGAACGTCGCCGGCATGGTCGGCTGGACCGCACTGGATGCGGCGGACGCTCCCGATGCCATCGCACGCCTTGCCGCACGACCGGGATTACTGGGCTTGCGTCCGATGCTGCAGGACATGCCCGACGCGCGCTGGATCCTGCGCCGCGAACAGGATGCCGCAATCGAGGCCATGGTGACGCACGACCTGTGTTTCGATGCGCTGGTCCGGCCCCGGCATCTGCCCGCGATCCACCTGTTGGCCCGGCGCTGGCCGGACTTGCGTATCGTGATCGATCATGCCGCCAAACCCGATCCGGTGAACGGAGACCTCGATCGATGGCGGCTCGACATGGCGGAACTCGCGGCACTGCCCAACGTGTGGTGCAAGCTGTCCGGGCTGCTGACGGAACTGCCGGCGCCAGCATCGGAAGTCCTGCTATCCGGCTGCATGGACCACGTCATCGGGGTGTTCCCGGACCGGCTGATGTGGGGCAGCGACTGGCCGGTGCTGCTGCTAAGCGGATGGAATTACAGCGACTGGCTGGATCATTCCCTGCGTTTCATACAGGACCGTGTGCCAGAGCGGGTGCAGGGCATATTCCGCTCGTCTGCGGAATCCTTCTACGGATTATGA
- a CDS encoding UxaA family hydrolase → MLYARSDATTAARLRARLEWWEDYTRRHDAEMDNNPSPGNKAGGLTTILEKSLGAVSKGGSAPLADVIGYAEPVVTPGLAFMDSPGFDPCSATGQVASGATLIVFTTGRGSALGYKPSPSIKLGSNTALFERTAEDIDLDRGTIVSGGASVEDMGTEILDLMLPSHPGNRRAARRWDMAAPNSCRGRSER, encoded by the coding sequence TTGCTGTACGCGCGGTCCGATGCGACGACCGCCGCCAGGTTGCGGGCCAGACTGGAATGGTGGGAGGACTACACCCGCCGCCACGATGCGGAGATGGACAACAACCCCTCACCGGGCAACAAGGCGGGCGGGCTGACCACCATTCTGGAGAAATCGCTTGGTGCCGTGTCGAAGGGCGGCAGCGCACCGTTGGCCGACGTGATCGGCTATGCGGAGCCGGTGGTGACGCCGGGGCTGGCGTTTATGGACAGTCCGGGGTTCGACCCGTGTTCCGCCACCGGGCAGGTGGCGTCCGGCGCGACGCTGATCGTCTTCACCACGGGGCGCGGATCGGCGTTGGGCTACAAACCCTCGCCGTCGATCAAGCTGGGGTCGAACACCGCATTGTTCGAGCGGACGGCGGAGGACATCGACCTCGATCGCGGCACGATCGTATCCGGCGGTGCGAGTGTCGAGGATATGGGAACGGAGATACTGGACCTGATGCTGCCGTCGCATCCGGGCAACAGACGTGCAGCGAGGCGCTGGGATATGGCGGCGCCGAATTCGTGCCGTGGCAGATCGGAGCGGTGA
- a CDS encoding exo-alpha-sialidase, which produces MTCRWLVIALLAFAPSTVPTGVAAMQAGPVADPARFAIRTMEFVYDTAPYPQSHASTIVQTRGGTIAAAWFGGTYERHPDVEIWFARRGPAKWDTPRSVATGIQPDGTRLPTWNPVLFQDPKGPLHLFYKVGPSPQQWWGMVISSIDEGRSWSRPRRLPDGVLGPIKNKPVVLADGDWLSPSSTEQADGGGWSLHFERSRDAGKTWTATPPVDPGSRFDAIQPSVLMLRDGQLEAVARTRQGVVAATFSRDGGRSWGPLMPVDLPNPNSGTDAITLRDGRQLIVYNHAAHSPAMPGKGVRYPINIGLSDDGVRWRNVLTLEDKPLKDGYAYPAVIQSADNLVHITYTYDRRRIRHIVIDPARL; this is translated from the coding sequence ATGACCTGTCGATGGCTGGTGATCGCGCTGTTGGCGTTCGCGCCCTCCACGGTTCCGACGGGGGTGGCGGCGATGCAGGCCGGTCCGGTGGCCGACCCCGCCCGGTTCGCGATCCGGACGATGGAGTTCGTCTACGACACCGCACCCTATCCGCAGAGCCATGCATCGACGATCGTGCAGACGCGCGGCGGGACGATCGCCGCGGCGTGGTTCGGCGGCACGTACGAACGTCATCCGGACGTCGAAATCTGGTTCGCGAGGCGTGGCCCGGCCAAATGGGATACGCCCAGGTCCGTCGCAACCGGCATCCAGCCGGACGGTACGCGACTGCCGACGTGGAATCCCGTGCTGTTCCAGGATCCGAAGGGGCCGCTCCACCTGTTCTACAAGGTCGGGCCCAGCCCCCAGCAATGGTGGGGCATGGTCATCAGCTCGATCGACGAGGGTCGCAGCTGGAGCCGCCCGCGCCGCTTGCCCGACGGAGTGTTGGGTCCGATCAAGAACAAGCCGGTGGTTCTCGCCGACGGCGACTGGCTGTCCCCGTCCAGTACGGAGCAGGCGGACGGCGGCGGCTGGTCGCTGCATTTCGAGCGTAGCCGCGATGCCGGCAAGACGTGGACTGCCACGCCGCCGGTCGATCCGGGGTCCAGATTCGACGCGATCCAGCCGAGCGTGCTGATGTTGCGCGATGGCCAGCTTGAGGCGGTTGCGCGTACGCGGCAGGGCGTCGTCGCCGCGACCTTCTCCCGCGACGGCGGGCGGAGCTGGGGGCCGCTGATGCCGGTCGATCTGCCCAACCCCAATTCCGGCACCGATGCGATCACGTTGCGCGATGGACGGCAGCTGATCGTCTACAATCATGCCGCGCATTCGCCCGCGATGCCGGGCAAGGGGGTGCGCTATCCGATCAACATCGGCCTGTCCGATGACGGCGTGCGCTGGCGCAACGTCCTGACGCTGGAGGACAAACCGCTGAAGGACGGCTACGCCTATCCTGCGGTGATCCAGTCGGCGGACAATCTGGTCCACATCACCTACACCTACGATCGGCGACGCATCCGCCATATCGTGATCGACCCCGCCCGGCTGTGA
- a CDS encoding methionine synthase — protein sequence MGGDLRSLNTTNNTGEIIMTTLLPTTTAGSLPKPSWLAEPGTLWSPWKLEGDELAAGKQDALRLAVDDQRQAGIDIVGDGEQTRQHFVTTFVEHLSGVDFNKREVVRIRNRYDASVPTVVGAVSRPKPVFVDDAKFLRAQTDRPIKWTLPGPMTMIDTLFDGHYRSREKLAWEFARILNAEARELEAAGVDIIQFDEPAFNVFFDEANDWGIATLEKAAEGLKAETAVHICYGYGIKANTDWKKTLGSEWRQYEQTFPNLQKSRIDIISLECQNSRVPMDLIELVRGKKVMVGAIDVATDTIETPEQVADTLRAALSFVDADKLYPATNCGMAPLSRDVARGKLRALGAAAAIVRRELSA from the coding sequence ATGGGCGGCGACCTGCGGTCTTTGAACACCACGAACAATACAGGCGAAATCATTATGACGACGTTGTTACCGACCACCACCGCGGGCAGTCTGCCCAAACCTTCCTGGCTTGCGGAGCCCGGGACGCTCTGGTCGCCGTGGAAGCTGGAGGGTGATGAGCTGGCGGCCGGCAAGCAGGATGCCTTGCGACTGGCCGTCGATGATCAACGGCAGGCCGGGATCGATATCGTCGGAGACGGCGAACAGACGCGCCAGCATTTCGTCACGACCTTCGTCGAACATCTCAGCGGAGTCGATTTCAACAAGCGCGAGGTCGTCAGGATTCGCAATCGCTACGATGCGAGCGTGCCGACGGTAGTCGGTGCCGTATCGCGGCCGAAGCCGGTCTTCGTCGACGATGCGAAGTTCCTGCGCGCGCAGACCGACCGGCCGATCAAATGGACGCTGCCGGGTCCGATGACGATGATCGATACTCTTTTCGATGGCCATTACAGGAGCCGCGAGAAGCTGGCCTGGGAGTTCGCCAGGATTTTGAACGCGGAAGCCAGGGAACTGGAAGCGGCCGGCGTCGACATCATCCAGTTCGACGAGCCCGCGTTCAACGTCTTCTTCGACGAAGCGAACGACTGGGGGATCGCTACGCTGGAAAAGGCGGCCGAGGGACTCAAGGCCGAGACCGCCGTGCATATCTGCTATGGCTACGGCATCAAGGCCAACACCGACTGGAAGAAAACCCTGGGATCGGAGTGGCGCCAGTATGAGCAAACCTTTCCCAACCTGCAAAAGTCCCGAATCGACATCATCTCGCTGGAATGTCAGAATTCACGGGTGCCGATGGACCTGATCGAGCTGGTCCGGGGCAAGAAGGTGATGGTCGGTGCCATCGACGTGGCGACGGATACGATCGAAACGCCGGAACAGGTGGCGGATACCCTGCGCGCAGCACTCAGTTTCGTCGATGCGGACAAGCTCTATCCCGCCACGAACTGCGGCATGGCGCCCTTGTCTCGCGATGTCGCGAGAGGAAAACTGAGGGCATTGGGTGCGGCTGCGGCGATCGTGCGGCGAGAGCTTTCGGCCTGA
- a CDS encoding fucose isomerase translates to MLIGLDPLLGPDLLAALRAMGHGDEIALVDANFPAAARARRLVRCDGHTLIRMLSAIVGVLPLDDFDDAVFSMAVVGDSDRMPETVADMADVLHGSGYDRPIVPLERHAFYDRAAECFAIVATGETRLYGNVILRKGVIRTPGAAKGVDA, encoded by the coding sequence ATGCTGATCGGTCTCGATCCCCTGCTGGGTCCCGATCTGCTCGCTGCGCTGCGGGCGATGGGCCATGGCGATGAGATCGCACTGGTCGATGCGAACTTTCCTGCCGCGGCGCGGGCACGGCGGCTGGTGCGCTGCGACGGGCATACGCTGATCCGCATGCTGTCCGCGATCGTCGGCGTGTTGCCGCTGGACGACTTCGACGATGCCGTCTTTTCGATGGCGGTGGTGGGCGATTCCGATCGCATGCCCGAAACGGTGGCCGACATGGCGGATGTGCTGCACGGGTCCGGTTACGACCGGCCGATCGTTCCGCTCGAACGCCATGCCTTTTACGATCGTGCGGCGGAATGCTTCGCGATCGTCGCGACGGGCGAAACGCGGCTGTATGGCAATGTTATCCTGCGCAAGGGCGTCATCCGCACGCCAGGCGCTGCGAAGGGAGTCGATGCATGA